From one Gossypium hirsutum isolate 1008001.06 chromosome D08, Gossypium_hirsutum_v2.1, whole genome shotgun sequence genomic stretch:
- the LOC121219835 gene encoding 30S ribosomal protein S11, chloroplastic, whose amino-acid sequence MSKPVPKVGSRRNGRISALKSARRIPKGVIHVQESFKNTIVTVTDVRGQVISWPSAGTCGFKGTKRGTPFAAQTAAKNAIRVVVDQGMQRVEVMIKGSGLRRDAALRAIRRCGILLSFVRDVTPDAT is encoded by the coding sequence atgtCAAAACCTGTACCAAAAGTTGGTTCACGTAGGAATGGACGCATTAGTGCACTGAAAAGTGCACGTAGAATACCAAAAGGAGTTATTCATGTTCAAGAAAGTTTCAAAAATACCATTGTTACTGTTACAGATGTACGAGGTCAGGTAATCTCTTGGCCCTCCGCCGGCACTTGTGGATTCAAGGGTACAAAAAGGGGGACCCCTTTTGCTGCTCAAACCGCAGCGAAAAATGCTATTCGAGTAGTAGTAGACCAAGGTATGCAACGAGTAGAAGTTATGATAAAGGGTTCTGGTCTCAGAAGAGATGCAGCATTACGAGCTATTCGTAGATGTGGTATACTATTAAGTTTCGTACGGGATGTAACCCCCGATGCCACATAA